AAacctagtaaaataaattattttgttagaaatatcattgattataaatacttactatttatttattttttttttttatttatggtaatatactaatataaatataataatatcttaaaatatatttagtaatataagcCGACTATGTTAGTGAATAATAACTCTTAACTTCCGAAGTATAAAGTATTgtcagttaattattttatagtttggtAAATAACATAACACAAGTTACGAGTAGTTGGTGATGAGTGATGACTATAatgatatacttaataaaatgtattatatcatgatGACTATTGAGTATTGACTGTGAATCTGGAATTCCGGACTATGTACTAGAAATGATAGAAATAGACTATGGAGTATAAATAAGACAAATAAGTGTTTAAgtgttatcaataattatctgcaactgaatttttataaaaaatagaagtcGTAATCAaggtgtatttaaaatacactttGGTCGTAATAACAACcgagataaaataaatgataaacattaaacCTAAAATGGCCGTAACTTCGAAACGGAAGTCCGAGGCCTGAGCAACCAATTTATTGTGATTGCAGATTGCACCATCGTTCTtgactttttgaaatattaataaaataataaatacgcaGTGATAGTGATAACTTAAATGAATTTGTACCTAATTGagcgatattttaataatttatcatataaaaatacaatgtacacttactttgaaatttgaataaatactaaaatactatcACTGACAAGTTCCGACGTTAGAAATTGTACTCAACGCGACTCAACGACTGGTCTTTGTCGACTaaagtaaataggtactaaaatactaaatagactACTACAACTGTGAATCATGGACCACGGTAGGCAACCTAGAACAGTTATGgcgttaaattttaaattatttaaattatcatattaaagaatttgttatatgttttatgcatttattttacacaactGTGCGTTATAATGACGTAGtacaaagaaattaaaaatctcatGAAATCTCCAGGATTAACGTAGTGTTTTTAAgtcgtacaataatatactctgttttaagtacattttaatttattctaatgatTCAATctcaatgtataaataaaacatttttgaaaaaacaccAACCATTGAAATTGAACATTAGgttctaaaatttaactaaaataatattattatagtattatattatcagctATGgtgtaactaataactattaaaattagttgatCAGATTAacccattttattataatacgatcatataaacattataggtAATCGAAATTCTAAATCATTTTGATAACTATTTATCAATTAGACACACTAAGGCTAATGCACTATAAATGTCATAGAAAGAATTTCTCATTATGGATATGATACTACTTgaacctttttttaaataataatcatataaaatattttatatttaaaatttttatttaaactattaaaatattactttttgtcTTAAACAGCtagaaatacaatttgaaaaataaatcagttttatctcatttgttaaattaaagtacAGTGGAATCTCGATAACTAAAACCTTTATAAGTCAAACTTATGATAACTCGAAGGAATGCCTTGGCCTCTCCCTTACATTGATGAGTTATCGAGGTTccattgtatatttatgttatatattgtatatttctgCAAATACCCCCATctgttatttacaataaataattatttaacactatattaggtgtatgatttttcaaaaatattgtttttattttaacttatttatttcattagttttactcattcttttttataacataatgttttaatttatattttatatttctgaaTTTGTAGGtttgacatttatataaaccttgtaagtatatttatatattctgtTTTCCTACAgtatatactgttattattttaggaaaTATTACAACAAAGTAAAGATTAccttccattttttttttcatttcattaaataaatatttaaaattttatttttattataaaaatataattaaataagatttaatcTGTATGagacttaataaataaaaagatagaacaaaaaaatcaaaaataacaccaatacctatatttttataataatttcaatgctaataatattgggttataacaaaatcaagcatgaattaattaatatcacatTGAATAGaccaatttacattaatattgttaacaatAGTTaactatcatttaaataaactataaaataaaacacaattatataattattgtattatttgtattagtataaaaataatataatattcaattgtatCATTTGTATCTCATtccatcatatatatattttaatgttttaaaaagtattttggtaacaatgaaaataagttattaagtttcatgattttgatttcaaatttaaatatttaagaataattaattataaaactatttttgctTTTAAGCCGATTCTTGCAGCATGCGGTAGTTATACCCGGATCCACGTTCTAAAGTTGAGCAACAAATAGGGTTCTTCGCAGTCGTGTTGTGATCATTAGATGGCAATCCGTATCCACCACCACCAGGggttaataacaaaaatgtgtcctaaaataaatacaatatgaagTGAGAGAGTAATATATTCCAtaacatactaaatatattatttgtatcagTTATCAAAAACCTTACACCTGGATTAATGTTGACTGCAGTCTTAGCACCTAGTCTAATTTTTCTGCCATCACGTCttattaatagattttcaCCTTTTTTCCCATTTTCACCACCtgtaaaagattttattttatttaaatacatgttttatacaaacaaataatattcatcttttaaaaaaaaaaaggatgtTCGTATCTTATATGtagcaaaaatattaaataatgtatatttttacctttgaTTCCATTAGGAGCAAAAGATCGCCTTTCTGTCAGTATTGACAAAGTTACTGGAGATCTAAACTGTAATTCTCTTACAACACCATCGCCACCACAATATTTGCCGTTACCCCCAGAATTTTCACGTAATGtaaatgtagttaaaaatacagGATAacgtttttctaatatttcagGATCTGTAATACGAGTATTTGTCATGTGAGTATGAACTCCACTACGACCAATCCATGTAGGcccctataataattaatatttaataatgcttTATTAAGATGCAGTATTCAGAAAATGACACTTTAGTTTTAGGACTTACAGCTCCTGCACCACCAGCAACAGTTTCATAGTAACCCCAATCATCTTGgccaaatgttatattattcatgcAACCTTGACTATCTGCAGCAGCACCAAATGCTTTTAACACGACATCAACAACACGTTGTGAAGTTAATACATTACCACCAACAACGGCAGCATTCTCTGATGGATCAAGTATAGTTCCAGAAGGAATGATCGCTGTGATGGGTTTTAGGCAACcctagaaaaataaaaggaaataattaatttaacagaatttttaaaatggtaaaaatgaaaattacttGGTTTAATGGTATATCGTAACCAATCATACTTCTCAAGCAATATATTAATGCTGATAATGTAATAGCTTTTGGAGCATTACAATTGCCCCAAACTTCATAACTAGTtccactataaaaaataataattaaataacagaaCATTGAAGTTTAAGATgatagtaaaatactaaaaattacctaaaatcaaatatagcTTCTccattttgaacatttatttgaaCTGAAAGTTTTATAGTGGATCCATCATCCAAATAATCAACTGATTCCAATGTTTTTAATCTACAAGCCGAAAAATTAGCATTACCAATGTTTTTCAACATATCTCTCACTGAAATTTCtgcatttttttgtatatggtCCATGTATGCTTGAACAACATCTAATCCATAAGAATTTATGAGTTCAGTCACCAAGTAAATACCCTaaggtaaaatatactattataaacaaaactatttaattaaaataatattaaaatataaaactacttTTTGATTTGCTGCGATTTGTGCTTTCAAATCTGATAAATTATCCTTGAGGTTTCTAGTTCCAGAAGATCCAGGTAATGATGCAGGAGCCATAAGAGCATTGGTAACTTCTTCCTCACAGAAACGTCCTCTACGAACTAAaaagaaacttttaaattggGCTCCTTCTTCTGACAATGATTTAGAATGTGGTGGCATTGATCCTGGTGTTATACCCCCAATATCTGCATGGTGTCCCCGACTTGCAGCATAAAAGACAGGTTTTATTTGTCcactgtatacatattaaaataaaaactttaaacagtttaataaaatacttaaacagaTTTACATACGGATAAAACACAGGTGTTATAACAGTCAAATCGGGCAAATGAGAGCCACCTGCTTTTGGATGATTACTGAGAATCACATCACCCTCTTTGATCTCATTACCAACTgatttaatctaataaaattatgtaatatattactatgttgAATTGGAAAGTTACtagataaataagtaaaaaattacttgataTTGAACAGCTTCTTGCATAGCACCTAGATGCACAGGAATATGAGGTGCATTTGATACTAATCCACCATCTGGACCAAATAAGGCACATGAAAAATCTAAACGTTCTTTGATGTTAGTAGATATTGATGTTCTTTGAAgtattctaaaatgtttaatataattttaagtactgATAATCAGGGAGCAGATTTGTAAATAGAtgggtatttattatagtaaattatttaaaacattgtaatattaaagttcaatattaaaaattattgtatttagtattttttgattaaatttaaatttttttaaatactaagatgtatcacataataaatataaaaataattattatcatttcaaataaaataaaatgttttatttttaattctattctACTTTAAAGTGCATATTTTGTAGCATATAGTATTCttagaaacatattttaaggatttttttgcatatcaatttgtttaattataaagattactagattaaaaaataatttttaccttcCCATTTGTTCAGCAATACTCATGAATCTATgagaaaaaatacttaattgaaTTGGTTCAAGTTCAACCCCAATTTTAGAAAGTTCATCACAGTTAACttcaatttctaaaaaaaatgcatgttaaaataaacaacataccacaaaaacaatacaattaaatacttaccAATATCGCCagatttacttattatagctTTGCACTTAGGCTCGACTAATATTGTACTCAATTTATCCATTATGACTGCTGGACCATTAATTATATGCCCTTTATTTAGCTTgctaaataggtaaatattacaatCTATATAACCCATgtcttcaaaatatatttgtttgacctaaaatataaagttaattttaatagaattttattttcatttttaaaggcATTAAAAGCTTTAAAAATGCTTACTGATTCAATTTGTGGTGGTTCATTAGTTTTTACTTCTtcattgtcaatatttaacaatgtttTACCAATGCCTCTTACACGAATATCatcaacatatattttacgcCCAGATAGAATAAATCCAAATTCCTTTTGGTATCTAcaacatatttcaaatttaaataattataaatattggaaAACAGCATACAAACCTTGTAAGAAatccatttaaaaaatcttcatAAACCAAACTCGATTTAACTATGCCATTATAACTGGCTGAACACATAAGAGCACAATCTGTACCTTCATATCGTAGATGTAAAAATGGTTCAGTGTGTAGTTGATTATCTGAGAATCCTTGTTTTTTAAGTTCattgatacattttgaattcaatttaatgattcgttcatttaaatattcaaagttttctagtaataaaaataataatttttattaattaattaaatatctacagtaaatagtaaatattatacattaagctTGATACTAACATACTTATGCCTTacgttgaaaattaatttttatatagactttactaaatttaaataattttaaataaatatttacagtgtATTGATAAGGTAAGCCGTGTTATAAGAAAACTCACAAGGTAAgaagtatacttaattaaaaaaaaagtaaagttaGTGTCACGCTTAACTATTCAAAAAAAGACAAATAAACACTGATTcgaaatatgtttaatgtataatacgctagtgtttaatatatttaaattattttttaaactgatgtttaacttatttttaattattcaagtcATGGATGTAGTGATGTAggcattttttaagttttttaaaaaagccaTCAAATTAGTTGACATGAATGACAGAATGATTTGCTATTTCTGTTATAAGCTAGACAAACATCTTACCAATGTCATATGTTAATGCACAAGGCTCTTGAACCTCGTGAACAACATCAGCACATGCCATACCATAGGCAGATAGAATGCCagcatatttatgaataacaaCTCGACCAATTCCTAAGGAACGTGCAATAGCACAAGCATGCTGTCCACCAGCTCCTCCAAAACAAGCTAATGTGTGCTGTCTAGTATCATAACCTCTTGcctattaataagtatataaagtataaaatcaataataataacattatttaattgaaattcacCTGAGTTAGAGCTCTAATTGGACGACACATTGATTCATTTGCAACTCTAATGAATCCCATTGCAACTTCTTCGAGGGTCATTAGATTTGAACTTCCAGATTGAAGTCTTACAAAGTTATTAACCTGCATccagatattaaattatatgtagaaaacaattttccaacttatttaatatattatacttcaatagTCAAGGCTTCAAATTCTTTTAAGGATGCTTCTTTGTTTAATGGCATGTCTTCAGTTTTACCAAATATTGAAGGAAAGTATTCAGGTAACAATCTACCAAGAACTAGATTAGCATCAGTGACAGTTAATGGACCTCCTTTTCTATAACATGTTGGTCCTGGATGAGCCCCAGCACTCTCAGGtccaacaataaataatcctgatctaaaaaataatctgcTACCGCCACCAGCTGCAACAGTATTTATATCCAGCTagtaaacaaagaaaaaaaaaatttctaaataaaataacttgaataaaaatatagtatatttaacatatgaataatatttttacttgagGGGCTTGAATTGTGACACCAGCAGTTATTGATTCAAAAACATGCTCAAATGCTCCATCATAACGACTAACATCGGTTGATGTACCACCCATGTCAAAGCCTATAACAGGTTTATAAGGAGTAGTCACTGTGTATCCAACCACACCACCTGCCGGACCTGATAAAATAGCTCTCGAACCGTTgaaactaaacaattttttaaaaataattgttttaatgtgcAGCACTTGACACTTAAAATTGATcacattttatacctattcatTGGCGTTAGTCCACCATCActttgcataaataatatattaacatcttttaaattatctttaaatccTGAAGCAAATCCCTAagcatgatattattttaattctattaatttgtatacaaaatgccaataattaaaatttacttcaatatatttttttatatgtggcGTCAAATAAGCATCTGCACAAGCTGTATACCCCCGAGGTACAATTTTTACCATAGGCATTACTTCATGAGACAAAGATACATGTTCAAAACCAACTTCTTTAGCTATTCTTCCAACAGTACGCTCATGTTCATTATaactacatataaattaaaaacaaataggtttaggtatacattataataaaagttaatattattattattaatttttaaacaaatcttTCATTGGTcagtaaatgtataaacacagaaaaacaagaaataattacctactttgtactaaaaaaaaaatatgtataaattttatttacgtgTAAGAATGCATTAGAGCAACAGCAATACTTTTAATTCCTTTAGATCTTAAAGATATTAAGTCATTTTTTAGTGCAGTTTcatcaatttgttttaaaattagaatatctTCACCAGTCACACCTTGGACAATTGGCTTATCATCCCAAATTGGAGTTAGCTGATCACATTTTTcacactttaaattaattactctACAATCTATTTCCATAACTTCTTCATATAACACATCTGGTGTTACAATTTCCTaagatacattatttatttatattaggtataagacagaattatgatttatcattgttcTAAAATTCTtactaaatcaaatatttttggacGAGCTTGATTGCCAATGTGTAATAAATCTTTGAAACCACGAGTTATCAACAAAGCCATACGTTCACCTTTTCGTTCTAGAAGAGCATTTGTTGCAACAGTTGTACCCATTCGAATCCATTCTATGTAACTACTATCAATAGGCTCACTTTGTGGCATACTTTTTCCAGTTTcctagaaaaatgaaaatatttttttaagataatctGTTTTTTTATGCTGTAAAAGATTTTTACTGTTTCTAATATTCTTCTTATGCCTTCACGAGGGGCatctgaataatttattggatCAACTGATAAAAGTTTCATAACATGAACTTTTCCATTTGGACATTTAGCATAAATGTCTGTAAAAGTACCACCTCgatcaattgaaaatttaaattttcctcCCATGatacttgtatttaaattacctaaaataaaattgagatatattatttacaagtgaTATcactttttgataaaaaatgtgacattttaagtaataattaggtaatgtgaaaaaaatttgtaaaatcataatttttcaattaaatatcttatgttgtcatatattttgtttataagcttaaatatttatgatacacaatatattaaattttcaggtcttagctataaaaattatacattttataaatttttaactacaaaataattctgatttttgtaattgttaagaattttgtcaaaaataacttcgaatcattaaaaacaactatgtaatttaaatatttttaatatgcataataacaaCTTGTGAAAagcctttaaataaattgttaagctTTTTGATCTAGTGTTTTCTtttcgaaatttaaaaaaaaaaatcaaaatcaataatattaaatttctataaatagttcaaaatattcaaaatattttgaaaattatacctagtaaaaaaaatgataattggtTAAACATGTAAATATCAACAGATATTCGTTCTAAAGAGTTACAAACAACTTTCAAAATTTGGTtaggtttttgtttttctagattttaatattttattttgttttattaaattatttaaatattttgaaacgtaTTGGGATTTGGGAATACATATTCAAAATACTCTCATACACAATTGGCTACTAGATACCACCCTCAAGCTttcagttaatataaaaacacttatttaGTAAACAGTTTCAAAACTCTGTTGACACAGAAAATaacacatcattataaaatcaataaattcatcGTTCCGCTCAGTcaaaaacatgcaaaataGGATTATTAGGATTGTCTGATGGTAAGTATTTAAGTCATACGTAAATAATGATTAGGAAAAGGGTGTGGTTGAAACTCCAAaagttttttaagttattagttGATAAGACTTACTGGTGGTTGAGtttaaaccaaaaaattaaaattaaataataataattacttattatgttaaatacctataaaaaaacgtCTCAAATTTGaggaaaattaatcaaatagtattatgataaataatttataattaaaataaccgtAAAAACATGAAATGTCGGTAATACAAGATGTcgagattataataatgtatagaaaatatgcGTTTCTACACTAAATAACTGAGACACTATGACTGAAGTTATTAGTTACTAAATTTCTTCTACTTTGAACTCTTCATACTTTATAGTCTTATCTTCGCGGGTCATAAGTATTTTGATCAGTGTTGCtacgatttataaaattaattaaggtaCAATCAggatttaagatatatttcaataaataaaataaatctcgcATATCCATATTACCATGGCTAAATTtagccattataatatattattttatttattttttttaaattatagctaTAAATCTATGACGaaatggttattttatatttcatcataTATACAATACGAGGATTAATGACAAACCagtactattaagtattattgtataatttacgatttaagatatctttaggtatctatattatacttttgttaAACTCGAAGagttatgtaaattgtaaaaactttaggacataacataacaatacattACCACTGGACTGTCTGGACTTTACTATTTTAGAGTTAAGACgtcttaaactattatatttaatctataatttcTTGTCAATTAATAACGATAACAAGAAGTCAACaagtattgataataattctaCAGAATATTCTGTGATAATTCCGTTAAAACATCGCGTATGGCGTATGTTCGTTTCGTGATAAGGATTCGAATTTCGAACGGTTTTTGTCTTTGTcgttaataattgttgtctAAAATTTGTGTATTTGCTGTTTCTGAAGTTACGAGCTTTGAGTTACgaccaaaaattaatagttgtaGCTGTGTATTAACCGACGTAACGTTTTTTACCTGGAGTTCTGGCAATAgaagtaagtaataaaaactattgaaacGAGTTCATAATCTGTtaatatttcgaaaaaattGAATGCTTAGTTTTTTAGAACTTCGTTTGTTTTCATTGTTTAATACGCATGATTTTTACTTTGAACTTAAAAcgaactataaataaatcgaaGTCTCATACGAATGTGACACAGTAGCGGATCCAGAAGTTACCCAAGGGGGGGGGGTGGATTTTCATAAGTGAAACATTGGCTTTCAGTGAGTTCCAGcccaatattataacttataatataaaaaataaaaaatacagccCAAGGAGGGGTTAGGTTAGCCCCCATCGCCCCCCCTCGTATCTGCCACTGATGTGACAAATGTAGTTGGTTTCTAACCATAAGTAAGAAAAAGCTTAATTCCTAACCATGGCTTAAAGTAGTAGGTATCTAAAGCTGTCTAAATGGTCCTGACCATTTAGGTCGGACCAACATTGGATTTTTGAGCTGTGTAACtatatgtttaaacatttCTATGAATGTCTTTGTTCaacatcaatttaattttaacctacCTTTAACTAGAAAGCcacatgatattttatttatccttCAAAACTGTTTCATTATACTTTTGTGTGTATGTCacaattattactatcaatatcaataattacacATCTGCATacgatactattattattgtgatttatatattatcataattttttatagccaGATATTAAAATGGATAATAAAGCTGTACACCAACCAATGGTGACCGATGAACCACAAAATGAAGTTCAAAACTCAAACATTCACCCATTGTCTGATCATATGAATATAAGTGTAGCGTTTAAGGAAATAGTCTCCAAGGATCCACCCaggtatacaaaatttatcgAAGCTGTCAATAAGACATTTGAAGAAATTAGTGATTGTGTtgggtaaattaaatataatttttataaattaatattatactgacattataattatttattcagataggttaggttacctATGTAcactattaaacattttaatattaatttttgtagtcCAGAAGAATTTAAGAACATAATGGGTGAtatatcgtttttaaaaagtaaaaggaATGTGACAAATTTGTTGACTACATTAAAAACTCAGATCAATAGCCTGATGAGCAAGcattttgaacaaattattgAGGAAGAAAATCTATCTGaactatttactaaaaaaaattcattaaatgagGAAGAagcaaagtatattattttatgtcttaTTACAtgcttattattaagtttacatttaatacatttcatgagaaattgttaatttttagaaaatattacatagataACGATTCTATGGAAATAATAGAATTAGAAGAGTCTTTGCATCAACTTGAACTACAAATTATGGGTTTGGAAGAAACTAATGAAGTATTGTTCAATCAAGGAAAGTTTAATAAACAGCGGTTTGATCAACTATCAGAGAGGATAACAATGTTAATAGACGAATGTCAGACTAAATACACTGATTGTATACAACAGACAGACTTAATACGAGAAGATTTCACCAACATATTGAAGGATCCttgaatattgtatagtatacacctatttttaatttatgatgtcACACTAGCGTTTaagaaatatcaaattttcaacTGACAACTTTCATTGTGttcaattgtatttatcatctaattatttaattataatgatcaatggttaatattctaaatattgctagtatacattttagtttaataataactgtaagGTAATTagctgttatttttatttttatgtttttcacaGCCgtacaacaattataatattaagttgaaaaaatatgaaaactttcataaattgttaatttattttactataataatacataatattataataatatattttaataatttctgagtaatctttgaaaataaattttaacatacatgtacataatacttaatttccaaacaacaatttaatacaatttgaaaattagaaatataatatttaatgtttacttTATCAAAAGgttcaaaaatcaataataatgtctATGCAGTGTGTTTAAGGATATGTGATTGGTAGAGATTAAGCActagaaaatagaaattaacagaaaaataatgttacattttaagtaatacataacttttttatttatcacaaattatgaaataaattatattttattaacaaggTCAAAaagaaactaattaaatatatccaTTGATTGTACCCAAGTatagtaagtaaaaaataaataaaattggttattgtaatttatcacaattgatttgaaaataaaatgtatttaattaatatttatgcagTTTACTGCACCAATGCCATGAGCTCATCTTTTAAATAAGGATGTTCCTCATTGTTTTCAGGCGGATCATTAGTAAAGAGTAAAACAGTGGTAGGCACCAAGTTCAATTCACTTAATGTCATATTTTCATGCTCGTTATCAAAAGTACTTCCACTAGACAGTCTCAGCTTGAATGGCCGCTGTTCATCAAATACACTTTCTTTAACAAATTCCAGTACATCAGACAAGTGCTCATTGACACCAAACGTTCcct
The DNA window shown above is from Aphis gossypii isolate Hap1 chromosome 2, ASM2018417v2, whole genome shotgun sequence and carries:
- the LOC114130679 gene encoding 5-oxoprolinase, which produces MGGKFKFSIDRGGTFTDIYAKCPNGKVHVMKLLSVDPINYSDAPREGIRRILETETGKSMPQSEPIDSSYIEWIRMGTTVATNALLERKGERMALLITRGFKDLLHIGNQARPKIFDLEIVTPDVLYEEVMEIDCRVINLKCEKCDQLTPIWDDKPIVQGVTGEDILILKQIDETALKNDLISLRSKGIKSIAVALMHSYTYNEHERTVGRIAKEVGFEHVSLSHEVMPMVKIVPRGYTACADAYLTPHIKKYIEGFASGFKDNLKDVNILFMQSDGGLTPMNSFNGSRAILSGPAGGVVGYTVTTPYKPVIGFDMGGTSTDVSRYDGAFEHVFESITAGVTIQAPQLDINTVAAGGGSRLFFRSGLFIVGPESAGAHPGPTCYRKGGPLTVTDANLVLGRLLPEYFPSIFGKTEDMPLNKEASLKEFEALTIEVNNFVRLQSGSSNLMTLEEVAMGFIRVANESMCRPIRALTQARGYDTRQHTLACFGGAGGQHACAIARSLGIGRVVIHKYAGILSAYGMACADVVHEVQEPCALTYDIENFEYLNERIIKLNSKCINELKKQGFSDNQLHTEPFLHLRYEGTDCALMCSASYNGIVKSSLVYEDFLNGFLTRYQKEFGFILSGRKIYVDDIRVRGIGKTLLNIDNEEVKTNEPPQIESVKQIYFEDMGYIDCNIYLFSKLNKGHIINGPAVIMDKLSTILVEPKCKAIISKSGDIEIEVNCDELSKIGVELEPIQLSIFSHRFMSIAEQMGRILQRTSISTNIKERLDFSCALFGPDGGLVSNAPHIPVHLGAMQEAVQYQIKSVGNEIKEGDVILSNHPKAGGSHLPDLTVITPVFYPGQIKPVFYAASRGHHADIGGITPGSMPPHSKSLSEEGAQFKSFFLVRRGRFCEEEVTNALMAPASLPGSSGTRNLKDNLSDLKAQIAANQKGIYLVTELINSYGLDVVQAYMDHIQKNAEISVRDMLKNIGNANFSACRLKTLESVDYLDDGSTIKLSVQINVQNGEAIFDFSGTSYEVWGNCNAPKAITLSALIYCLRSMIGYDIPLNQGCLKPITAIIPSGTILDPSENAAVVGGNVLTSQRVVDVVLKAFGAAADSQGCMNNITFGQDDWGYYETVAGGAGAGPTWIGRSGVHTHMTNTRITDPEILEKRYPVFLTTFTLRENSGGNGKYCGGDGVVRELQFRSPVTLSILTERRSFAPNGIKGGENGKKGENLLIRRDGRKIRLGAKTAVNINPGDTFLLLTPGGGGYGLPSNDHNTTAKNPICCSTLERGSGYNYRMLQESA
- the LOC114130680 gene encoding uncharacterized protein LOC114130680 isoform X1 → MDNKAVHQPMVTDEPQNEVQNSNIHPLSDHMNISVAFKEIVSKDPPRYTKFIEAVNKTFEEISDCVGPEEFKNIMGDISFLKSKRNVTNLLTTLKTQINSLMSKHFEQIIEEENLSELFTKKNSLNEEEAKKYYIDNDSMEIIELEESLHQLELQIMGLEETNEVLFNQGKFNKQRFDQLSERITMLIDECQTKYTDCIQQTDLIREDFTNILKDP
- the LOC114130680 gene encoding uncharacterized protein LOC114130680 isoform X2; this encodes MDNKAVHQPMVTDEPQNEVQNSNIHPLSDHMNISVAFKEIVSKDPPSPEEFKNIMGDISFLKSKRNVTNLLTTLKTQINSLMSKHFEQIIEEENLSELFTKKNSLNEEEAKKYYIDNDSMEIIELEESLHQLELQIMGLEETNEVLFNQGKFNKQRFDQLSERITMLIDECQTKYTDCIQQTDLIREDFTNILKDP